In a single window of the Arthrobacter sp. StoSoilA2 genome:
- a CDS encoding GAF and ANTAR domain-containing protein produces MVNPRPEQEALQNGYFLDLVLGSEDVEAFLGDLASFSAESLSHRKSPVYCGITVLRRKKSATAASSDDRARVMDELQNTFEGPCLTAMDKLTSVLVPDLLREHRWPEYVQAASHQGLRSILSVPLLVEGDTRAALNLYSERTNAFSDDDVERAEVFASHASKSLRLALKIAQLSDARNDLAAAMQSRTVIDLAVGAIMAQNHCSQEEAFTILRTASSNRNIKLRHLAQSIIAAVSSGKITTHFEE; encoded by the coding sequence ATGGTCAACCCCCGCCCCGAGCAGGAAGCTCTCCAGAACGGATATTTTCTGGATCTGGTCCTGGGCAGTGAAGACGTCGAGGCTTTTCTCGGCGATCTCGCTTCTTTCTCGGCAGAGAGCCTCTCTCACCGCAAGTCTCCTGTTTATTGCGGCATTACAGTCCTTCGTCGCAAGAAGTCGGCCACGGCCGCAAGCAGTGATGACCGTGCCCGCGTCATGGACGAACTCCAAAACACCTTCGAAGGCCCTTGTCTTACGGCCATGGACAAGCTGACCTCAGTTTTGGTCCCGGATCTTCTTCGCGAACACCGTTGGCCGGAGTATGTTCAGGCCGCCTCCCATCAGGGGCTTCGGTCCATCTTGAGCGTGCCGCTGCTGGTCGAGGGGGATACCCGCGCTGCCCTGAACCTCTATTCAGAGCGGACCAATGCATTCAGTGACGATGATGTGGAACGCGCCGAAGTATTCGCTTCGCACGCTTCGAAGTCTCTGCGGCTCGCCTTGAAGATCGCGCAACTCAGCGATGCGCGGAATGATCTTGCCGCTGCGATGCAGTCGCGCACGGTGATCGACCTCGCGGTGGGTGCGATCATGGCGCAGAACCACTGCAGCCAGGAAGAGGCCTTCACCATCCTCCGGACTGCCTCCAGCAATCGGAACATCAAGCTGCGGCATTTGGCCCAGTCGATCATCGCCGCCGTGTCCTCGGGGAAGATTACGACGCACTTCGAGGAGTGA
- a CDS encoding MFS transporter, with protein MTTNRPRPGLAIAALSLGTALNPLNSSMIAVALVVLRQDFALDVATVTWVITSFYLASAAGQPLMGRLADRFGPRRLFTFGMALVAVTCAIAPFLPNFALVCVARALMAVGTATAYPSAVVMVTELSKLANLPSTRPLGRIQMANTSAAAVGPVVGGLLVSLVGWQALFAINVPIALLALIVVHKAAPADSGRETGRLSALIRDSDIPGILAFVTSLMLAMMALLNVMPAYRWWLSAAATVIGALFAWRELRFRPPFLDLRLLGRNRPLLLVYLLFVVFSGVYYFAFFGLPQLLQEAGHYDAGVVGLLMLPLAALSVVVTPLTVRLMERFGVRSVLITGVLILTVAAAGLGALTLSLWAPLVFVLTAMMGIPYGLVSTASNQGLYVSARPEERGVAAGIFQTCRYLGAITATVLIGVLYGSGVNQANWGLMVLVMLGLNVLVLVLAVMWRKPTADTR; from the coding sequence GTGACGACGAATAGACCCCGGCCCGGCCTCGCCATTGCTGCGCTGAGCCTTGGGACGGCGCTGAACCCGCTGAACTCGTCGATGATCGCGGTCGCGCTGGTAGTGCTGCGGCAGGATTTCGCGCTCGACGTCGCCACCGTTACCTGGGTGATCACGTCGTTCTACCTCGCTTCCGCGGCCGGCCAGCCGCTCATGGGCAGGCTCGCTGACCGCTTCGGCCCCCGCCGCTTGTTCACTTTCGGCATGGCTTTGGTCGCCGTCACCTGCGCCATCGCGCCGTTCCTTCCCAACTTCGCTTTGGTGTGTGTGGCCCGCGCGCTGATGGCGGTGGGGACCGCGACGGCGTATCCCTCGGCCGTCGTGATGGTCACCGAACTGAGCAAGCTGGCTAACTTACCGTCCACCCGGCCGCTGGGCAGGATCCAGATGGCAAACACATCAGCTGCTGCCGTGGGTCCGGTGGTGGGCGGATTGTTGGTGAGTTTGGTCGGTTGGCAGGCGCTGTTCGCGATCAATGTGCCAATCGCGCTGCTTGCGCTGATTGTGGTGCACAAGGCTGCGCCGGCCGACTCCGGACGCGAAACGGGCAGGCTGTCGGCTCTGATCCGCGACTCCGACATCCCCGGCATCCTCGCATTCGTCACGTCGCTCATGCTCGCGATGATGGCGTTACTGAACGTGATGCCGGCCTACCGTTGGTGGCTCTCGGCCGCTGCGACTGTGATCGGCGCGCTTTTCGCCTGGCGCGAGCTGCGCTTCCGCCCGCCGTTCCTTGACCTCCGCCTGCTGGGCAGGAACCGGCCGCTGTTGCTGGTGTATTTGCTGTTCGTGGTTTTCAGCGGCGTCTACTACTTTGCCTTCTTCGGACTGCCGCAATTGCTTCAGGAAGCAGGTCATTACGACGCCGGTGTAGTAGGCCTGCTCATGCTGCCCCTTGCGGCGTTGTCGGTTGTGGTGACGCCACTGACGGTGCGGCTGATGGAGCGGTTCGGCGTGCGTTCCGTCCTGATCACAGGTGTGCTGATTCTGACTGTTGCTGCAGCCGGCCTTGGCGCGCTCACGTTGTCGCTGTGGGCGCCTTTGGTGTTCGTGCTGACCGCAATGATGGGCATTCCCTATGGGTTGGTGAGCACGGCCTCGAACCAAGGGCTCTACGTTTCTGCCCGCCCGGAAGAACGAGGAGTAGCTGCCGGAATCTTCCAGACCTGCCGCTACCTTGGCGCGATCACTGCAACCGTGCTGATCGGTGTGCTGTATGGCTCGGGCGTGAATCAAGCGAACTGGGGACTCATGGTCCTGGTGATGCTGGGCCTGAACGTGCTGGTGTTGGTGCTCGCCGTGATGTGGCGGAAGCCCACCGCGGACACGCGATAA
- a CDS encoding metalloregulator ArsR/SmtB family transcription factor, with protein MLDALEIAAEPNRRRLLHLLAGSEKAVSDLAAHFEVSRSAVSQHLLLLEKAGLVMARKEGRNRYYRLDPQGMGRLRDLVSQFWTNELDLLASDAAALAQQRGDQHQQHPDH; from the coding sequence GTGTTGGATGCCCTGGAGATAGCTGCCGAGCCCAATCGGCGTCGGCTGCTTCATCTCCTGGCAGGCAGCGAGAAGGCGGTCAGTGATTTGGCGGCTCATTTCGAGGTCAGCCGGTCCGCGGTTTCACAGCACCTGTTGTTGTTGGAGAAAGCGGGCCTGGTGATGGCCCGCAAGGAAGGGAGAAACCGGTACTACAGGCTCGATCCCCAGGGGATGGGCCGGCTCCGTGATCTTGTTTCCCAGTTCTGGACCAACGAACTGGACCTGCTGGCTTCCGATGCCGCCGCTCTTGCCCAACAGCGGGGCGATCAGCATCAACAACACCCAGACCACTAA
- a CDS encoding TIGR03086 family metal-binding protein, with translation MSFDKTIHLPVTADEAFALITQPERLRRWQTVAARVDLRIGGDFRWTVTPGHHAAGTFQEIEPGKRVVFTWGWEGGGDLPPGASTISITLEPDADGTSLRLLHEGLTEEQETSHAMGWNHYLDRLLSEASSKDGAGRDDWAWAPDPINQLSSADASLAILLGVLRNVTPGDTAKATPCEEFNVSELLDHLAGSLKGIGRALGAAPVDRADASPEVRIAELAQPALEAFSKRGLEGTVDMKFAELPATTVAGILNLELLVHAWDFAKATGQQVEVSDVVSDYVTELARQTISEQVRSGGSFAPEQPTAETASSLERLVAFTGRTVTL, from the coding sequence ATGAGTTTCGACAAAACCATCCACCTGCCGGTCACAGCCGACGAGGCCTTCGCCCTCATCACCCAGCCCGAGCGACTGCGGCGCTGGCAAACGGTCGCAGCCCGGGTGGACCTCAGGATCGGTGGGGATTTCCGCTGGACCGTTACCCCCGGCCACCATGCCGCCGGAACGTTCCAGGAAATCGAACCGGGCAAGCGAGTGGTCTTCACGTGGGGCTGGGAAGGCGGGGGCGATCTGCCTCCGGGTGCCTCCACCATCAGCATCACCTTGGAGCCGGATGCCGACGGAACGTCCCTCCGGTTGCTGCATGAAGGGCTCACCGAGGAGCAGGAGACATCCCATGCGATGGGCTGGAACCACTACCTGGATCGGCTGCTGTCTGAGGCTTCATCGAAGGACGGCGCCGGCCGCGACGACTGGGCATGGGCACCTGATCCCATCAACCAGCTGAGCTCAGCTGATGCGTCCTTGGCCATCCTTCTTGGCGTGCTTCGCAACGTCACTCCCGGGGACACAGCGAAAGCCACGCCCTGCGAGGAGTTCAACGTCAGCGAGTTGCTGGACCACTTGGCCGGATCGCTGAAGGGCATCGGCCGTGCGCTCGGTGCAGCACCCGTGGACCGCGCGGACGCGTCGCCCGAGGTGCGGATCGCTGAATTGGCCCAGCCTGCGCTGGAAGCCTTCAGCAAGCGCGGTCTTGAGGGAACCGTGGACATGAAGTTCGCCGAATTGCCGGCAACCACGGTCGCCGGGATCCTGAACCTCGAACTGCTCGTCCACGCCTGGGACTTCGCCAAGGCGACGGGACAGCAAGTGGAGGTGTCCGACGTCGTCAGCGATTACGTGACGGAACTTGCCCGGCAGACCATCTCCGAGCAGGTCCGCTCCGGCGGCAGCTTCGCGCCAGAGCAGCCGACGGCGGAGACAGCCAGCAGTCTGGAACGGCTCGTAGCCTTCACCGGCCGCACTGTCACCCTCTAA
- a CDS encoding YciI family protein: MSKYVFIYHAPMTPAEAAPPSPDDMAAVMGEWNAWGAKVGDRLVDFGTPLANGVRVASDGSTSPSKREVAGYSILEADNLDAAVELAKVHPHLNMPGGCEIEVHEAQEIPGM, encoded by the coding sequence ATGTCCAAGTATGTTTTCATCTACCACGCACCGATGACCCCCGCAGAGGCCGCCCCGCCGTCACCGGATGACATGGCTGCCGTCATGGGGGAGTGGAACGCTTGGGGTGCCAAGGTGGGCGATCGCCTGGTGGACTTCGGCACGCCGCTGGCCAACGGAGTCCGCGTGGCCTCCGACGGCAGCACGTCGCCCAGCAAGCGTGAAGTGGCTGGCTACAGCATCCTCGAAGCCGACAACCTCGACGCCGCCGTTGAGCTCGCCAAAGTCCACCCGCACCTGAACATGCCCGGTGGCTGTGAGATCGAAGTCCACGAAGCGCAGGAAATCCCTGGAATGTAG
- the helR gene encoding RNA polymerase recycling motor ATPase HelR has protein sequence MPLTTSAFNLPEHLAPKADPALIAADEQHFAAIAESLEQTISELSDQLDAIRKAPSRFGQEAVEKDVETRRLTGRLRALRRFGLDLCLGRMVPAGNTEPLYIGRLGLTDSDGRRLLIDWRSPAAEPFFGATHANPMGLAARRRYRWTRGRVTDYWDEAFTEDPASAELPGSTAALEDLSAFIASLGSSRSARMRDVLGTIQADQDAIIRASSRGALVVDGGPGTGKTVVALHRAAYLLYSDPRLGHRRGGVLFVGPHRPFLAYVADVLPSLGEEGVQTCTLRDLVPEGADAALEADDEVARLKSSADLVKAIEPAVRFYESPPKEGLEVETPWADVWLSADDWAEAFDLPTPGTPHNEAREEVWEELLTILVDKFDTDEVPEDLLRQSFARNPDLVEAFSRAWPLLHYTDLVADLWRVPAYLRLCAPWLSTEDAGRLQRADPNAWTVSDLPLLDAARQRLGDPEASKRRRRQKAEAAAERELMDRVVEDLVAADDSEMLVMSMLRGEDMQEKLMDESVLIADPDQLAGPFAHVVVDEAQELTDAQWQMLLQRCPSRSFTIVGDRAQARHGFIESWQERLERIGLGNVNLTHLSINYRTPEEVMAEAEPVIKAALPDANVPTSIRSSELPVVHGSAADLDSILTTWLDAHADGIACVISKNDVGRGSLPASPRLRWLAPELVKGLEFDVVVLIDPEEFGTGIEGAVDRYVAMTRATQQLIILTTAGSALTNH, from the coding sequence GTGCCCCTCACAACCAGCGCGTTCAACCTTCCCGAGCACCTCGCACCCAAAGCAGATCCAGCCCTGATCGCTGCCGATGAGCAGCATTTCGCAGCCATCGCTGAAAGCCTTGAGCAGACCATCTCCGAGCTATCCGATCAGCTCGATGCCATCCGCAAAGCCCCAAGCCGCTTCGGCCAGGAGGCCGTGGAGAAGGACGTTGAAACCCGTCGGCTGACCGGTCGGCTTCGTGCACTACGTCGTTTCGGCCTGGACCTTTGCCTTGGCCGGATGGTCCCCGCCGGCAACACTGAACCTCTCTACATTGGGCGACTCGGACTCACGGACAGTGACGGCCGCAGGCTGCTGATCGATTGGCGTTCGCCCGCCGCCGAGCCTTTCTTCGGAGCCACCCACGCCAACCCGATGGGTCTGGCGGCCCGCCGTCGTTATCGCTGGACCCGTGGCCGGGTTACCGACTACTGGGACGAGGCGTTCACGGAAGACCCGGCCTCGGCGGAATTGCCCGGCAGCACCGCTGCGCTTGAGGACCTTTCAGCCTTCATCGCCAGCCTGGGCAGCAGCCGCTCGGCACGGATGCGGGACGTGCTCGGCACTATCCAGGCAGACCAGGACGCCATCATCCGCGCGTCTTCCCGGGGTGCTTTGGTGGTCGACGGCGGTCCCGGTACAGGGAAGACTGTGGTCGCCTTGCACCGCGCGGCCTATCTCCTCTACTCGGACCCCCGGCTCGGTCACCGCAGGGGCGGCGTCCTGTTCGTCGGCCCCCACCGGCCCTTCCTGGCGTACGTTGCCGATGTCCTTCCCAGCCTTGGTGAGGAGGGCGTGCAGACCTGCACCCTGCGCGACCTCGTGCCTGAAGGAGCCGACGCTGCCCTTGAAGCCGACGACGAAGTTGCCCGTCTGAAATCTTCTGCGGACCTGGTGAAGGCGATTGAGCCGGCCGTGAGGTTCTACGAGTCACCGCCGAAGGAGGGTCTGGAAGTCGAGACGCCCTGGGCCGACGTCTGGCTCAGCGCAGACGACTGGGCCGAGGCCTTCGACCTGCCAACACCAGGCACTCCCCACAATGAGGCGCGCGAGGAAGTCTGGGAGGAACTGCTCACCATTTTGGTGGACAAGTTCGATACGGACGAGGTTCCGGAGGACTTGCTTCGGCAGTCATTCGCCCGGAATCCGGATCTGGTGGAAGCGTTCAGCCGGGCGTGGCCGCTGCTTCATTACACGGATCTCGTGGCCGACCTGTGGCGGGTGCCTGCGTACCTGCGTCTGTGCGCCCCTTGGCTCAGTACTGAGGACGCGGGAAGGCTTCAGCGGGCCGATCCGAACGCCTGGACTGTGTCGGACTTGCCCCTCTTGGACGCAGCCCGGCAACGGCTGGGCGATCCTGAAGCATCCAAACGAAGGCGTCGACAGAAGGCCGAGGCCGCCGCCGAACGTGAACTCATGGATCGCGTTGTGGAAGACCTCGTAGCCGCTGACGATTCCGAAATGCTGGTCATGTCCATGCTGCGCGGCGAGGACATGCAGGAGAAGCTCATGGACGAGTCAGTATTGATCGCCGACCCTGACCAGCTCGCCGGCCCGTTCGCCCATGTGGTGGTGGATGAGGCACAGGAACTGACCGATGCCCAGTGGCAGATGCTCCTGCAGCGCTGCCCGTCCCGGAGCTTCACCATCGTCGGTGACCGCGCGCAGGCCAGGCATGGATTCATTGAGTCCTGGCAGGAACGCCTGGAGCGGATAGGACTGGGCAACGTGAACCTGACGCATCTCAGCATCAACTACCGAACGCCCGAGGAAGTGATGGCCGAGGCTGAACCTGTCATCAAGGCCGCCCTCCCCGACGCCAACGTGCCCACGTCCATCCGGAGCAGCGAGCTCCCGGTCGTCCACGGATCCGCTGCGGACCTGGACTCGATCCTCACCACGTGGCTTGACGCGCACGCCGATGGAATCGCTTGCGTCATCAGCAAGAACGACGTCGGACGCGGCTCGCTCCCAGCGTCGCCGCGCCTGCGTTGGCTGGCGCCGGAACTAGTGAAGGGTCTGGAGTTCGACGTCGTCGTCCTGATCGATCCGGAGGAATTCGGCACGGGCATCGAAGGGGCCGTGGACCGCTATGTCGCGATGACCAGGGCCACCCAGCAGCTGATCATTCTCACCACTGCCGGGTCCGCCCTGACCAATCATTGA
- a CDS encoding NADP-dependent oxidoreductase, with the protein MRAFVLKKYKEPLQEVDVPEPLVGEHDVLVQVKAAGLNQLDEKIRQGEFKQVLPYRLPLILGNDLAGVVVSVGAKVQSFKPGDEVFARPDKDRIGTFAERIAVAEADLAIKPASISMDEAGSLPLVALTAWQALVERGKVGPGQKVLIHAGAGGVGSIAIQLAKYLGATVATTVSAANADFVRELGADVVIDYRTEDFAEILHGYDLVLDSLGGENLERSLKVLKPGGKAIGISGPPDPGFAQELGANAVMKGAVALISAGIRRKARRLGVTYEFLFMRANGSQLREIAALIDAGEIRPVVGRIVPFDQTPEVLAELDKGGVRGKTVVSH; encoded by the coding sequence ATGAGAGCCTTCGTCCTCAAAAAGTACAAAGAACCCCTGCAGGAAGTTGACGTTCCCGAGCCGTTGGTTGGGGAGCACGACGTGCTGGTTCAGGTGAAGGCGGCCGGCCTGAACCAGTTGGACGAGAAGATCCGGCAGGGCGAGTTCAAGCAGGTCCTCCCGTACAGGCTGCCGCTGATCCTTGGCAACGACCTCGCCGGAGTGGTGGTCAGTGTTGGTGCAAAAGTACAGTCCTTCAAACCAGGGGATGAGGTGTTCGCCCGCCCGGACAAGGATCGCATCGGTACGTTTGCCGAGCGGATCGCCGTGGCCGAGGCGGACCTTGCCATCAAGCCGGCGTCGATCAGTATGGACGAGGCTGGATCCCTGCCCTTGGTGGCCTTGACCGCCTGGCAGGCGCTCGTTGAACGCGGCAAAGTTGGCCCGGGCCAGAAGGTCCTGATCCATGCGGGGGCCGGGGGAGTGGGCTCCATCGCGATCCAGCTGGCCAAGTACCTTGGGGCCACCGTTGCTACAACGGTCAGCGCCGCAAACGCGGACTTTGTCCGCGAGCTCGGGGCCGACGTCGTCATTGATTACCGGACGGAGGACTTCGCGGAAATCCTCCATGGCTACGATCTCGTTCTGGATAGCCTCGGCGGTGAGAATCTGGAGCGGTCGCTGAAGGTCCTCAAACCGGGCGGTAAGGCCATCGGCATCTCAGGCCCGCCGGATCCCGGCTTTGCCCAGGAGCTCGGAGCAAACGCCGTGATGAAGGGCGCTGTCGCGCTCATTAGTGCCGGCATCCGGCGTAAGGCCCGTCGTCTCGGGGTCACCTATGAGTTCCTCTTCATGCGCGCCAACGGCAGCCAGCTGCGCGAGATTGCCGCGCTCATCGACGCCGGCGAAATCCGCCCCGTGGTGGGCCGCATAGTTCCGTTCGACCAGACGCCGGAGGTCCTTGCGGAGCTGGACAAGGGCGGCGTCCGTGGCAAAACAGTCGTCAGCCACTAA
- a CDS encoding alpha/beta hydrolase gives MSNVITAYKDAPVSTITAGGVTYSYRELGPKGGIPVVFLVHLAATMDNWDPRIIDPIARKHHVITFSNRGVGATTGNVPGTIEEMAEDAATFIKALGHQKVDLFGFSLGGMIAQALVLKYPELVRKLVLAGTGPAGGKDIDKVARVTYYDVLRATLTRQDPKEFLFFNRNAAGKPAARAFIQRLNERTANRDAPIKTKAFQTQLKAIKKWGRTEPANLGAITQPTLIANGDNDRMVPSRLSDDMHLRIPGSELVIYPDSGHGGIFQYHQEFVPVALEFLGR, from the coding sequence ATGAGCAATGTCATCACCGCCTACAAGGACGCACCGGTCAGCACAATTACGGCCGGCGGCGTCACCTACAGTTACCGTGAGCTGGGCCCGAAGGGTGGAATTCCCGTCGTCTTCCTGGTCCACCTCGCTGCCACGATGGACAACTGGGATCCGCGCATCATCGACCCCATCGCCCGGAAGCACCACGTGATCACCTTCAGCAACCGCGGTGTCGGTGCCACAACCGGCAACGTTCCGGGCACCATAGAGGAGATGGCGGAAGACGCCGCGACCTTCATCAAGGCGCTCGGGCATCAGAAAGTAGACCTCTTTGGATTCTCGCTCGGGGGCATGATTGCCCAAGCTTTGGTGCTCAAATACCCGGAGCTGGTGCGCAAGCTTGTTCTTGCCGGCACTGGTCCTGCAGGCGGGAAGGACATCGACAAGGTGGCCCGCGTAACCTACTACGACGTCCTGCGAGCAACACTGACCCGGCAGGACCCCAAGGAATTCCTGTTCTTCAACCGCAATGCTGCAGGCAAGCCCGCCGCGAGGGCATTTATCCAGCGACTCAACGAGCGCACCGCCAACCGGGACGCACCCATCAAGACCAAAGCCTTCCAGACGCAGCTCAAGGCCATCAAGAAGTGGGGCCGCACGGAACCGGCCAACCTGGGCGCGATCACCCAGCCGACCCTCATCGCCAACGGCGACAACGACCGCATGGTTCCGTCCCGACTCTCCGACGATATGCACCTCCGGATTCCGGGCAGTGAACTGGTCATCTACCCGGATTCAGGGCATGGCGGCATCTTCCAGTACCACCAGGAGTTCGTGCCCGTTGCCCTCGAATTCCTTGGCCGATGA
- a CDS encoding TetR/AcrR family transcriptional regulator, translated as MQAVPQTLGRRERNKQEKLDRITAAARELFTQYGVDEVTTQQVAEKADVGSGTLFLYAKTKAELLLLVHNVKYAEALNSGVAAAEQEEAVLDGIMAIIRPIIKCNRVQIENGRTYLKEIVFGDPTEPHHAEALALTIRTEAAIAEVLRRDEQLTARDPAKIARVISAIMFVSMSSSANSGLTDEQVGDEIRDQINVVLAAGS; from the coding sequence ATGCAGGCTGTGCCCCAGACCCTTGGCCGACGCGAGCGGAATAAACAGGAGAAACTTGACCGCATCACCGCCGCCGCCCGCGAGCTCTTCACCCAGTACGGCGTAGACGAGGTCACCACCCAGCAAGTGGCTGAAAAGGCCGACGTCGGATCGGGAACCTTGTTCTTGTACGCCAAGACGAAGGCGGAGCTGCTTCTCCTTGTCCACAACGTCAAATACGCTGAAGCGCTCAACTCGGGCGTCGCCGCCGCGGAACAGGAAGAAGCTGTCCTTGACGGGATCATGGCGATCATCCGACCCATCATCAAATGCAACCGGGTCCAGATCGAGAACGGCCGGACGTACCTGAAAGAGATCGTCTTTGGCGACCCCACCGAACCGCATCACGCGGAGGCACTTGCCCTGACTATTCGCACGGAAGCTGCCATCGCAGAGGTGTTGCGGCGGGATGAGCAATTGACGGCCCGGGACCCAGCGAAAATTGCAAGGGTCATCTCGGCGATCATGTTCGTCAGCATGAGCTCCTCCGCCAATAGCGGTCTCACCGACGAGCAGGTCGGAGATGAGATCCGCGATCAGATCAACGTGGTTTTGGCCGCAGGGAGCTAG
- a CDS encoding DUF6153 family protein, which yields MEPRPTITRFFLRAGLLAAVLALIAGLLGMHIMVGPHSLHTAVITTAADTSATAVPAPGDAATHTGHAGASQSVSGDTGMAPLAHCSCSGNCSSAHVAGGSCIPSVGPGGLAAPVRDSTTTAPSTFQVQADPSGTLWSYQPGSPSPGELSISRT from the coding sequence GTGGAACCACGCCCGACCATAACCAGGTTCTTCCTCAGAGCAGGCCTTCTGGCTGCGGTCCTGGCATTGATCGCCGGACTGTTGGGCATGCACATCATGGTCGGCCCCCACTCCCTGCACACCGCCGTCATCACCACTGCGGCGGACACATCCGCTACGGCCGTCCCAGCCCCTGGCGATGCCGCAACGCATACCGGTCATGCGGGCGCGTCGCAGTCTGTGAGCGGAGACACGGGTATGGCGCCGCTGGCGCATTGTTCTTGCTCCGGGAACTGCTCATCTGCGCATGTGGCGGGCGGTTCCTGCATCCCTTCAGTCGGGCCCGGCGGTCTGGCTGCGCCGGTTCGGGACAGCACAACCACGGCGCCGTCCACCTTCCAGGTCCAGGCCGATCCTTCCGGCACACTGTGGTCTTACCAGCCCGGAAGTCCTTCACCGGGTGAATTGTCGATCAGCAGAACATAA
- a CDS encoding DUF305 domain-containing protein: MFAQMMIPHHAQAVEMSDMILAKQSIPNEVSALATRIKDAQRPEIEKMTSWLSGWNQSTQMPSGHSMEGMMGADDMAKLQAAQGVDAAKLFLTQMIAHHKGAVVMAQTETSSGQNADAVQLAKDIVAAQEAEIKEMQQLLTTL; encoded by the coding sequence ATGTTTGCCCAGATGATGATTCCCCACCATGCGCAGGCCGTGGAAATGAGCGACATGATCCTGGCCAAGCAAAGCATCCCCAATGAAGTCAGCGCCCTCGCCACCCGCATTAAGGACGCTCAGAGACCGGAGATCGAGAAAATGACTTCCTGGTTGTCCGGCTGGAACCAGTCCACGCAGATGCCCAGCGGCCATAGCATGGAAGGCATGATGGGCGCCGATGACATGGCGAAACTCCAAGCAGCCCAAGGTGTCGACGCCGCAAAGCTGTTCCTGACCCAGATGATCGCCCATCACAAGGGTGCGGTGGTGATGGCCCAAACAGAAACCAGCAGCGGTCAAAATGCCGATGCGGTGCAACTGGCCAAAGACATCGTGGCCGCGCAGGAAGCTGAAATCAAGGAGATGCAGCAACTGCTGACCACCCTCTAA
- a CDS encoding ATP-binding cassette domain-containing protein: MTLRLDNISKSFGNIKAVHELSFSCAPGTITGFIGPNGSGKSTTLRMIAGLTRPDTGSITIAGSPFHELLNPGQQIGFLLDPSAHHPGRSARETVTLAAAMMGLPRQRVDAVLESVGLASAGRRKVRSLSLGMRQRLSLAIALLGDPKYLVLDEPANGLDVEGMSWLKASIRRFAADGGAVLISSHLLNELESYVDRVVIIDRGRVISNSSIGDLGGTEVTEVDGPQRSEIRRVLHAEGIALADAPHSASERISVMSSPERVGEILWRNGIQVSLLHRKSVESLESYYSELTSPEFAAVSRTEEGK, encoded by the coding sequence ATGACCCTGAGACTGGATAACATCTCGAAGTCTTTCGGAAACATAAAAGCCGTCCACGAGTTGAGTTTTAGCTGCGCCCCAGGGACGATTACCGGGTTCATCGGGCCAAACGGGTCCGGGAAATCCACCACGCTCAGAATGATCGCGGGGTTGACCCGGCCAGACACCGGCTCCATTACGATTGCTGGCTCGCCCTTCCATGAACTGCTGAACCCAGGGCAACAGATAGGCTTCCTGCTTGATCCTTCGGCACACCATCCCGGCAGGTCGGCCCGAGAAACAGTCACTTTGGCCGCCGCAATGATGGGGCTCCCGAGGCAGAGGGTGGATGCCGTTCTAGAGTCGGTGGGCCTGGCCAGTGCAGGTCGTCGAAAAGTACGGTCACTGTCCCTGGGCATGCGCCAACGCCTTAGTTTGGCCATTGCTCTTCTGGGCGATCCCAAGTACCTCGTCCTGGACGAACCAGCCAACGGGTTGGACGTCGAGGGAATGAGTTGGCTTAAGGCATCCATCCGTCGATTTGCCGCCGACGGTGGTGCCGTTCTCATCTCAAGCCATTTGCTGAATGAGCTTGAGTCCTATGTAGATCGCGTAGTCATCATTGACCGCGGCCGCGTGATCTCCAACTCCTCCATCGGAGACCTTGGAGGAACGGAAGTCACTGAAGTCGATGGCCCTCAGCGGTCTGAAATCAGGCGCGTCCTGCATGCCGAGGGAATCGCACTGGCCGACGCCCCTCATTCCGCCAGTGAGCGAATTTCAGTGATGTCGTCACCGGAGCGCGTCGGTGAAATCCTTTGGAGGAATGGCATCCAAGTGAGCCTGTTGCACAGAAAGTCGGTGGAATCGTTGGAAAGTTACTACAGTGAACTCACTTCCCCGGAGTTTGCAGCGGTCTCCAGGACGGAGGAGGGGAAATGA